The stretch of DNA TTTAATCCTAAATAATAATCTTTTTTTCTTTTAGGTGAGAAGTAAATATAATTGAGAAAAAAAATGACAATGGTAAGAATTGTAACGATTAAAATCTTATTACTTCTGTTCTCCTGTAAAATATTTTTTATAAAATTTAATTCTACAAACAGACTAATAAAATAATACGTGAACAAAAAAAGAGATAGCTCTATTATATATACAATCATAAGCGTATTTGTCATCGCATAATAATCTTTTTTTCTCTTGAAATAATCATAAAATCGAAAAAATATATAATCGAGTAAGCTCATACGTAATAATGTTTGTTTTATTAATCAAATAGATATGCTTTTTAGAGAGTGTTGTATTATATTTTGGTTAACAGAATATTCTCTGTGAAATTAGAAGAAAATTTCATAATATTGATTCTGTATACAATGAATTTTTTCTAAATATTTGATGAGGGGAACAATATTATTTAGTCCAGATTGCTCAAATAGCTTTATGTCCAATAATATATGCTAGTATTGTAAATGTGAGAAGTGAGATAAGAATAAATAAACCAATAAAAGTAAAAACAATATTATAACTTGCTCCTCCTATTCTTCTCAAATAGTCTATCCGGTCATTTAAATTGGGGTAGTTTGCTTGTGCTTTTTGCATTTCTCTAATCGACTTCTTTACATATAAGTAGTTTCCTGTCAATCCAAGAATTAGGGACAATGTAAATATGCTTAATGATATGCCTATAAATATAGCAAGAGATATTCCTATCAATAAAGAAATAGCAAATTCTAAATACATTTTACGGTAAGCTAGCCACAGTATACTAAAAACGAAAGCATAAAGATTAAATATCAACTTTTTTCCATTCTTTATTTTCTCTAAACAGTTTAGATAATAGAAGGAATTATTTCCATAAAAAATAGAATATAGCACCTCCTCTTCAAATTGCTCACCTGTAATTTGAGTTTGCTTGTCTTTCATCATATTTTTTGAAGCCACAACTTAATAT from Dysgonomonas mossii encodes:
- a CDS encoding DUF2628 domain-containing protein → MMKDKQTQITGEQFEEEVLYSIFYGNNSFYYLNCLEKIKNGKKLIFNLYAFVFSILWLAYRKMYLEFAISLLIGISLAIFIGISLSIFTLSLILGLTGNYLYVKKSIREMQKAQANYPNLNDRIDYLRRIGGASYNIVFTFIGLFILISLLTFTILAYIIGHKAI